The following proteins are co-located in the Vespa velutina chromosome 20, iVesVel2.1, whole genome shotgun sequence genome:
- the LOC124956157 gene encoding glucose dehydrogenase [FAD, quinone]-like isoform X2 has translation MLILKYLIFITSGTLVFLFTCYINLAYLLDVFGQLFTFNAFKPNYDYIVVGAGTSGAIIAARLAENGQSVLLVEAGGTAPPFLDIPLLSPLLQNSIYDWQYITVPQHNACKALKNNQSKWPMGKILGGTSRLNYMTYVRGHPQDYANWFPDFNDYIIGKNDSVKIQKSRWHTDLVNAILKGIVEIDGKVSNINEALDTGFMKVQLFADNGRRWSTDDMLYRKYQHTLDIITHARVDKVLLNSKKATGIQFTKFGRTSKITANDGVIVSAGVIGSPKLLMLSGIGPEKHLKDIKVINDLPVGQNLMDHVLTGIDLVRLKMSLSISMINALNPMALLNYFFFGKGPWTSSGIEVLGTFHSTLQENKFSKPDLQLIILPLGISTNYGIVLKEAMGISDEVYAKYFSPLENDNVVTIAPVLLHPKSLGEVKLRSKDPSDEPLIDPKYLSNKYDIDALIDGIQYLKKLINTNAMKKLGASLYKKSFPGCEANEFDSLEYWKCYIRHLSLTAYHPAGTCRMGDVVDTSFRVYNIKNLYVVDASVLPSLPSGNINAALIMMAKKAVDILKQIKNKQLHNFRNYNNTSLLCYTFNICNRLCYP, from the exons atgttaattctaaaatatttaatatttataacaagtGGTacattagtatttttatttacatgttATATTAACTTAGCCTATTTGTTGGATGTATTTGGACAATTGTTTACATTTAATGCCTTTAAACCAAACTATGATTATATAGTTG TTGGAGCTGGAACTTCTGGTGCAATTATTGCTGCAAGATTAGCAGAGAATGGACAAAGTGTGTTATTAGTAGAAGCTGGTGGTACGGCACCACCATTTTTAGATATACCCTTATTGTCACCATTATTACAAAACAGTATATATGATTGGCAATATATTACTGTACCCCAGCATAATGCTTGTAAAGCTTTAAAAAACAAC CAAAGTAAATGGCCAATGGGAAAAATTCTTGGTGGAACGAGTAGATTGAATTATATGACATATGTACGTGGACATCCTCAAGATTATGCCAACTGGTTTCCTGATTTTAAtg attatataattgGGAAAAATGATTCagtgaaaatacaaaaatcaaGATGGCATACTGATCTTGTTAATGCGATATTAAAGGGTATAGTGGAAATTGATGGAAAAGttagtaatataaatgaagCTTTAGATACAG gTTTCATGAAGGTTCAATTATTTGCTGACAATGGAAGAAGATGGAGTACGGATGACatgttatatagaaaatatcaacATACTTTGGACATTATTACTCATGCACGAGTTGATAAA gtTTTACTAAACTCAAAAAAGGCTACAGGAATACAGTTTACAAAATTTGGTAGAACTTCCAAAATCACAGCTAATGATGGTGTCATCGTTAGTGCTGGTGTAATTGGTAGTCCAAAATTACTGATGCTCTCTGGAATAGGCCcagaaaaacatttaaaagat atcaAAGTGATCAATGACTTGCCAGTGGGTCAAAATTTAATGGATCATGTTCTGACTGGTATTGATTTAGTAAGACTGAAGATGAGTTTATCTATTAGTATGATTAATGCTCTTAATCCTATggcattattaaattatttcttttttggcaaag GACCATGGACATCCTCGGGTATTGAAGTTTTAGGAACATTTCACAGTActttacaagaaaataaattctcaaaaccagatttacaattaataatattacctcTTGGTATATCAACGAATTATGGCATAGTTCTCAAAGAAGCAATGGGAATATCTGATGAg gTGTATGCTAAATACTTCTCACCTTTAGAGAATGATAATGTTGTAACAATTGCACCAGTTTTGTTACATCCAAAAAGTTTAGGAGAAGTGAAACTTCGTAGTAAGGATCCTTCTGATGAACCTTTAATTGATCCAAAATATCTGtctaataaatacgatattgaTGCTCTTATAGATG gtatacaatatttaaagaaGCTCATTAACACAAATGCCATGAAAAAGCTAGGTGCATCTCTTTACAAAAAATCTTTTCCAGGCTGTGAGGCTAATGAATTTGATTCTTTAGAATATTGGAAATGCTATATACGACATTTATCATTAACTGCTTATCACCCTGCAGGTACATGTCGTATGGGAGATGTTGTCGATACATCGTTCAG ggtatataatataaaaaatttatatgttgtGGATGCATCAGTATTACCATCTCTACCTAGCGGCAATATAAATGCTGCTCTCATAATGATGGCAAAAAAAGCtgttgatattttaaaacaaataaaaaataaacaattgcACAATTTtagaaactataataatacatcTCTGTTAtgttatacatttaatatttgcaATAGGCTTTGTTATCCATAA
- the LOC124956161 gene encoding serine/arginine-rich splicing factor 4-like — protein sequence MKRSSSSLGSNDERRKELRKDDHNSQPHSRLEEGRQRRRQQWLIQQELEREHERLKQKMILEYELKRAREQGASHSRGRLTDESNSKSRTRDRSLENVCIKSATATSSKSPAIPGKSNTSCGTTSLFKGPEGTQISEKELHCIKVDIHRNIPVKGQISELQRDIINPEDVIIIRRSGEGSKPIFEREEIESTSKKVEEIKERRTVIAVESGDSVNRSKSFRRRSPSSNSLRHRSQRSSSYRSKSKDSKDSSYKFDRYTSRTSDGGQRRERRRERSRERSKERRNKYKGDDRPSGRYRSSRNRESPFQEYRDHRRDSYSKQDFRHRNESRKEEGSNSSNKSRNRPVGNRERERRSRSRSSRSRSRSHSRSRDNRYRERQMVPSHPFNQVPYPVYYGPRPMMVEPIMSIRGRIPMATGRLPHPLIRQIRPFPPRIIPPNVYRLGPPPNYRFGPMF from the exons atGAAGAGGAGTAGTTCTAGTCTTGGAAGTAATGATGAGAGGCGAAAAGAATTGCGCAAAGATGATCATAACAGTCAACCACATTCAAGATTGGAGGAAGGAAGACAGAGACGAAGACAACAATGGTTAATTCAGCAAGAACTAGAAAGAGAACATGAaagattaaaacaaaaaatgatattagaatATGAATTAAAACGAGCTCGTGAACAAGGCGCAAGTCACAGCAGAGGAAGATTAACGGATGAAAGTAATAGTAAAAGTAGAACTAGAGATAGATCTTtagaaaatgtatgtataaaaagtgCTACAGCTACAAGTTCTAAATCACCAGCTATACCAGGGAA atCAAATACTTCATGTGGTACAACATCCCTATTCAAAGGTCCAGAAGGAACTCAAATAAGCGAAAAAGAACTTCATTGTATAAAAGTAGATATTCATAGAAATATACCTGTGAAAGGACAAATAAGTGAATTGCAACGGGACATTATTAACCCTGAGGATGTAATCATAATAAGAAGAAGCG GAGAAGGATCGAAGCCTATATTTGAgcgagaagaaatagagagtactTCCAAGAAAgttgaagaaattaaagaacgTCGTACGGTGATAGCTGTAGAAAGTGGAGATTCAG TTAACAGGTCAAAATCCTTTAGAAGACGCTCTCCATCCTCTAATTCATTACGACACCGTAGTCAACGTTCTTCATCTTATCGATCCAA atCCAAAGATTCAAAAGATTCAAGTTATAAATTTGATCGTTATACTAGCAGAACAAGTGATGg AGggcaaagaagagaaagaagaagagaaagaagtagagaaagaagtaaagaaagaagaaacaaatacaAGGGAGACGATCGTCCAAGCGGCAGATACAGATCATCTCGAAATAGAGAGAGCCCATTTCAAGAATATAGAGATCATCGACGTGATTCTTATTCCAAGCAAGATTTTCGTCATAG aaatgaatcgCGTAAGGAAGAGGGAAGCAATAGCAGCAATAAATCCAGAAATCGTCCAGTAGGTaacagagaaagggaaagaaggtcTAGATCTCGTTCTAGTAGATCTCGTTCTAGATCTCATTCTAGATCCAGAGATAATAGGTACAGGGAGCGACAAATGGTACCATCCCATCCGTTCAACCAGGTGCCTTATCCTGTTTATTATGGG CCACGACCTATGATGGTAGAACCAATAATGTCGATTAGGGGCCGAATTCCTATGGCTACAGGCAGATTACCTCATCCGCTAATAAGACAAATAAGACCATTTCCACCTCGTATTATACCACCCAACGTATATAGATTAGGTCCCCCACCTAATTACA GATTTGGACCAATGTTTTAA
- the LOC124956159 gene encoding splicing factor 3A subunit 3, producing METILEQQRRYHEERERLMDAMVKEMLYKKPGHRENINSEHRLKMLLDQYMDSTANLQDLYEDKDGQRKEEVQALSGPNEFSEFYSRLKSIKEFYRRHPNEISVPMSVEFEELAKMRENPTEELSNLVEFTDEEGYGKYLDLHECYEKYINLKGIEKVDYITYLSTFDHLFDIPRERKNAEYTRYVEALLSYLVDYLSRVRPLLDINAEIEEANKDYETQWENNTFPGWPKETGSALTHVGAHLELSAFSSWEELASLGLDRLKSALMALGLKCGGTLEERAQRLFSTKGEASLDPNLLAKNKNRKSGKGKDTEKQKEIARLESHVYRLAELVSSQRVATKENVQRKQARTEGERGDSDAEASASESEEEDDNEVPYNPKNLPLGWDGKPIPYWLYKLHGLNISYNCEICGNFTYKGPKAFQRHFAEWRHAHGMRCLGIPNTAHFANVTQIEDALALWEKLKTQKQAERWQPEQEEEFEDSLGNVVNRKTYEDLKRQGLL from the exons ATGGAAACGATATTAGAGCAACAACGACGTTAtcatgaagaaagagaacgtttGATGGACGCTATGGTGAAGGAAATGCTTTATAAAAAGCCAGGGCatcgtgaaaatataaattctgaGCATAGATTAAAGATGTTGTTAGATCAGTATATGGATAGCACTGCAAATTTACAAGATTTGTACGAAGATAAAGATGgtcaaagaaaagaggag GTACAAGCACTTTCAGGCCCCAACGAATTCTCAGAATTTTATTCTCgcttaaaatcaattaaagaaTTCTATCGTAGACATCCAAATGAAATTAGTGTACCCATGTCCGTTGAATTTGAAGAATTAGccaaaatgagagagaatccTACGGAGGAATTGTCTAATCTTGTAGAATTTACCGACGAAGAAGGTTATGGGAAATATTTAGACCTCCATGAATGTTACGAAAAGTATATTAATCTTAAAGGAATCGAAAAGGTTGATTACATCACTTATTTGTCTACATTCGATCACTTGTTTGACAttccaagagaaagaaaaaatgctgAATACACCAGATATGTCGAAGCCCTTTTATCCTATTTAGTTGATTATTTAAGTAGGGTTAGACCTTTGCTGGACATAAATGCAGAAATTGAGGAAGCCAATAAGGATTATGAGACGCAGTgggaaaataatacttttccaGGATGGCCGAAGGAAACTGGAAGTGCATTGACACACGTTGGAGCACATTTGGAACTATCCGCTTTTTCATCTTGGGAAGAACTTGCATCCCTTGGATTAGATAGATTGAAATCTGCATTAATGGCTTTGGGTTTAAAATGCGGCGGTACTTTGGAAGAAAGAGCCCAGAGACTTTTTAGCACAAAGGGTGAAGCTTCTCTTGATCCTAATTTATTagccaaaaataaaaacagaaagtcTGGTAAAGGGAAAGATACTGAGAAACAGAAGGAGATTGCAAGGTTGGAGTCTCATGTTTATAGACTAGCAGAATTGGTATCTAGTCAGAGAGTAGctacaaaagaaaatgtacaAAGGAAACAAGCTAGAACGGAAGGTGAACGGGGTGATTCCGATGCAGAAGCAAGTGCAAGCGAAtccgaagaagaagatgataatGAAGTACCTTATAATCCTAAAAATTTACCTCTCGGATGGGATGGCAAACCTATACCATATTGGTTATATAAATTGCATGGCCTTAATATTAGTTACAATTGTGAGATCTGTggaaattttacatataaggGACCAAAAGCTTTTCAAAGACATTTTGCGGAATGGAGACATGCTCATGGTATGCGTTGTCTCGGCATTCCAAATACCGCACATTTTGCTAATGTAACTCAGATAGAAGATGCTCTTGCCTTGTGGGAAAAACTTAAGACGCAGAAGCAAGCCGAACGGTGGCAAccagaacaagaagaagaatttgaaGATTCTCTTGGCAATGTGGTCAATCGTAAAACATATGAAGATCTTAAAAGACAAGGCTTgctataa
- the LOC124956165 gene encoding RNA-binding protein 7, whose translation MDDDIRTLWCGNLSDKVTENILYELFLQGGPVQRVAIPKDRDGKHRTYGFITYKHVSSVPYALDLFDGTRLFDRTINMKTRNNIELPQVEKQRQEHIYNLNHLLHLGQQTFIGNFMPNVGSGMLPTNIVQNTVSYTGKIDTHRDDRHSRSYHPYHRDHENNKYDHHKEHRSYESRSNSSHSSDYSKHSNYKNSRRYY comes from the exons ATGGATGACGATATACGTACATTGTGGTGTGGAAATTTAAGTGACAAAGTTACAGAGAATATTctttacgaattatttttacag GGTGGTCCAGTACAAAGAGTTGCTATTCCTAAAGATCGTGATGGGAAGCACAGAACTTATGGATTTATAACGTATAAACATGTAAGTTCTGTACCATATGCTTTAGACCTTTTTGATGGGACAAGATTATTTGACCGGACtattaatatgaaaacaagaaataatatagaattacCGCAAGTAGAAAAACAAAGACAGGAacacatttataatttaaatcatcTACTTCATTTGGGTCAACAAACGTTTATAGGAAACTTTATGCCAAATGTAGGTTCAGGTATGCTTCCTACGAATATAGTACAAAATACAGTTTCGTATACTGGCAAAATTGATACTCATCGTGATGATAGACATTCTAGAAGTTATCATCCTTATCATCGTgatcatgaaaataataaatatgatcaCCATAAAGAACATAGATCCTATGAAAGTAGAAGTAATAGTAGTCATTCAAGTGATTATTCAAAAcatagtaattataaaaatagtagaagatattattga
- the LOC124956157 gene encoding glucose dehydrogenase [FAD, quinone]-like isoform X1, with product MLILKYLIFITSGTLVFLFTCYINLAYLLDVFGQLFTFNAFKPNYDYIVVGAGTSGAIIAARLAENGQSVLLVEAGGTAPPFLDIPLLSPLLQNSIYDWQYITVPQHNACKALKNNQSKWPMGKILGGTSRLNYMTYVRGHPQDYANWFPDFNDYIIGKNDSVKIQKSRWHTDLVNAILKGIVEIDGKVSNINEALDTGFMKVQLFADNGRRWSTDDMLYRKYQHTLDIITHARVDKVLLNSKKATGIQFTKFGRTSKITANDGVIVSAGVIGSPKLLMLSGIGPEKHLKDVNIKVINDLPVGQNLMDHVLTGIDLVRLKMSLSISMINALNPMALLNYFFFGKGPWTSSGIEVLGTFHSTLQENKFSKPDLQLIILPLGISTNYGIVLKEAMGISDEVYAKYFSPLENDNVVTIAPVLLHPKSLGEVKLRSKDPSDEPLIDPKYLSNKYDIDALIDGIQYLKKLINTNAMKKLGASLYKKSFPGCEANEFDSLEYWKCYIRHLSLTAYHPAGTCRMGDVVDTSFRVYNIKNLYVVDASVLPSLPSGNINAALIMMAKKAVDILKQIKNKQLHNFRNYNNTSLLCYTFNICNRLCYP from the exons atgttaattctaaaatatttaatatttataacaagtGGTacattagtatttttatttacatgttATATTAACTTAGCCTATTTGTTGGATGTATTTGGACAATTGTTTACATTTAATGCCTTTAAACCAAACTATGATTATATAGTTG TTGGAGCTGGAACTTCTGGTGCAATTATTGCTGCAAGATTAGCAGAGAATGGACAAAGTGTGTTATTAGTAGAAGCTGGTGGTACGGCACCACCATTTTTAGATATACCCTTATTGTCACCATTATTACAAAACAGTATATATGATTGGCAATATATTACTGTACCCCAGCATAATGCTTGTAAAGCTTTAAAAAACAAC CAAAGTAAATGGCCAATGGGAAAAATTCTTGGTGGAACGAGTAGATTGAATTATATGACATATGTACGTGGACATCCTCAAGATTATGCCAACTGGTTTCCTGATTTTAAtg attatataattgGGAAAAATGATTCagtgaaaatacaaaaatcaaGATGGCATACTGATCTTGTTAATGCGATATTAAAGGGTATAGTGGAAATTGATGGAAAAGttagtaatataaatgaagCTTTAGATACAG gTTTCATGAAGGTTCAATTATTTGCTGACAATGGAAGAAGATGGAGTACGGATGACatgttatatagaaaatatcaacATACTTTGGACATTATTACTCATGCACGAGTTGATAAA gtTTTACTAAACTCAAAAAAGGCTACAGGAATACAGTTTACAAAATTTGGTAGAACTTCCAAAATCACAGCTAATGATGGTGTCATCGTTAGTGCTGGTGTAATTGGTAGTCCAAAATTACTGATGCTCTCTGGAATAGGCCcagaaaaacatttaaaagatGTGAAT atcaAAGTGATCAATGACTTGCCAGTGGGTCAAAATTTAATGGATCATGTTCTGACTGGTATTGATTTAGTAAGACTGAAGATGAGTTTATCTATTAGTATGATTAATGCTCTTAATCCTATggcattattaaattatttcttttttggcaaag GACCATGGACATCCTCGGGTATTGAAGTTTTAGGAACATTTCACAGTActttacaagaaaataaattctcaaaaccagatttacaattaataatattacctcTTGGTATATCAACGAATTATGGCATAGTTCTCAAAGAAGCAATGGGAATATCTGATGAg gTGTATGCTAAATACTTCTCACCTTTAGAGAATGATAATGTTGTAACAATTGCACCAGTTTTGTTACATCCAAAAAGTTTAGGAGAAGTGAAACTTCGTAGTAAGGATCCTTCTGATGAACCTTTAATTGATCCAAAATATCTGtctaataaatacgatattgaTGCTCTTATAGATG gtatacaatatttaaagaaGCTCATTAACACAAATGCCATGAAAAAGCTAGGTGCATCTCTTTACAAAAAATCTTTTCCAGGCTGTGAGGCTAATGAATTTGATTCTTTAGAATATTGGAAATGCTATATACGACATTTATCATTAACTGCTTATCACCCTGCAGGTACATGTCGTATGGGAGATGTTGTCGATACATCGTTCAG ggtatataatataaaaaatttatatgttgtGGATGCATCAGTATTACCATCTCTACCTAGCGGCAATATAAATGCTGCTCTCATAATGATGGCAAAAAAAGCtgttgatattttaaaacaaataaaaaataaacaattgcACAATTTtagaaactataataatacatcTCTGTTAtgttatacatttaatatttgcaATAGGCTTTGTTATCCATAA
- the LOC124956162 gene encoding serine/threonine-protein kinase grp isoform X2, protein MAKPDIGMPTYEAQRYFKQLINAVEYLHSRGVAHRDLKPENLLLDDNDNLKITDFGLATIYRVQGKERTLEKKCGTLPYVAPEVLVQAYYAEPADIWSCGIILVSLLCGELPWDQSLAECPEYMAWRNGKYMSLTPWKKLDNLELSLIKKILAHVPSTRYTIKEIKNHRWFLLQLEKDDLSSRYSVPARKCTQTDGENPSRSCLSQPDLVGEENVNIGNMRLDERSGFSFSQPAHIEDLLLCTQPMQCTAHASQQTPFQQLVRRMTRFFVTTDFEMTVKRLLNCLQYESYTYRINDFRIITISTVDKRNMPLVFKANVVEMDNKLLVDFRLSKGCGIEFKKKFVKFKSLLTDIILKVPVT, encoded by the exons ATGGCGA AACCTGACATTGGTATGCCGACCTATGAAGCTCAGagatattttaaacaattaattaatgcaGTTGAATATCTACATAGTCGAGGAGTTGCGCATAGAGATCTCAAAccagaaaatttattattagatgataatgataatttaaagatTACTGATTTTGGATTAGCAACCATTTATCGTGTACAAGGAAAAGAACgtactttagaaaaaaaatgtggaaCATTACCGTATGTGGCACCAGAAGTTCTTGTGCAAGCTTATTATGCTGAACCTGCTGATATTTGGTCTTGTGGTATAATTCTGGTGTCCTTACTTTGTGGAG AACTGCCTTGGGATCAATCCTTGGCAGAATGCCCAGAGTATATGGCATGGAGGAATGGAAAATACATGTCACTTACACCATGGAAAAAATTGGATAACTTAGAATTAtctttaatcaaaaaaatccTTGCACACGTACCATCTACTAGATATACaataaaagagattaaaaatcaTCGATGGTTTCTTTTGCAACTGGAAAAAG ATGATTTAAGTAGTAGATATAGTGTGCCTGCTAGAAAGTGTACTCAAACAGATGGAGAAAATCCATCAAGATCTTGTTTATCACAACCTGACTTAGTTGGGGaggaaaatgttaatattggGAATATGAGATTAGATGAAAGATCAggtttctcattttctcaaCCTGCTCACATTGAAGATTTGCTACTTTGTACTCAACCAATGCAATGTACTGCGCATGCAAGTCAA cAAACACCTTTCCAACAACTTGTAAGACGTATGACTAGATTTTTTGTGACAACAGACTTCGAAATGACAGTAAAAAGATTATTGAACTGTTTACAATATGAGAGTTATACTTATCGTATTAACGATTTTCGCATT ATTACTATATCAACCGTAGACAAAAGAAATATGCCTTTAGTGTTCAAAGCGAACGTTGTTGAAatggataataaattattggtAGATTTCAGATTGTCAAAAGGTTGTGGTATtgagtttaaaaaaaagtttgttaaatttaaatctCTCCTcactgatattattttaaaagttcCTGTTACATGA
- the LOC124956162 gene encoding serine/threonine-protein kinase grp isoform X1, translated as MTEFVEGWILGHTLGEGAYGEVKLVINKTTGEAVAMKMIDVQRHPDARQCVRKETTIHRMLSNPNIIQFFGKRSEPTMEYIFLEYASGGELYDRIEPDIGMPTYEAQRYFKQLINAVEYLHSRGVAHRDLKPENLLLDDNDNLKITDFGLATIYRVQGKERTLEKKCGTLPYVAPEVLVQAYYAEPADIWSCGIILVSLLCGELPWDQSLAECPEYMAWRNGKYMSLTPWKKLDNLELSLIKKILAHVPSTRYTIKEIKNHRWFLLQLEKDDLSSRYSVPARKCTQTDGENPSRSCLSQPDLVGEENVNIGNMRLDERSGFSFSQPAHIEDLLLCTQPMQCTAHASQQTPFQQLVRRMTRFFVTTDFEMTVKRLLNCLQYESYTYRINDFRIITISTVDKRNMPLVFKANVVEMDNKLLVDFRLSKGCGIEFKKKFVKFKSLLTDIILKVPVT; from the exons ATGACGGAATTTGTGGAAGGTTGGATTTTAGGACACACATTAGGAGAAGGTGCTTATGGCGA AGTTAAGTTAGTTATAAATAAGACTACGGGCGAAGCTGTTGCTATGAAAATGATAGATGTACAAAGACATCCAGATGCTCGACAATGTGTGAGAAAAGAAACTACTATTCATAGAATGTTGTCAAATCCTAATATTATACAGTTTTTTGGAAAGCGCAGCGAACCAACCatggaatatatatttttagagtATGCTTCTGGCGGAGAACTTTATGATAGAATTG AACCTGACATTGGTATGCCGACCTATGAAGCTCAGagatattttaaacaattaattaatgcaGTTGAATATCTACATAGTCGAGGAGTTGCGCATAGAGATCTCAAAccagaaaatttattattagatgataatgataatttaaagatTACTGATTTTGGATTAGCAACCATTTATCGTGTACAAGGAAAAGAACgtactttagaaaaaaaatgtggaaCATTACCGTATGTGGCACCAGAAGTTCTTGTGCAAGCTTATTATGCTGAACCTGCTGATATTTGGTCTTGTGGTATAATTCTGGTGTCCTTACTTTGTGGAG AACTGCCTTGGGATCAATCCTTGGCAGAATGCCCAGAGTATATGGCATGGAGGAATGGAAAATACATGTCACTTACACCATGGAAAAAATTGGATAACTTAGAATTAtctttaatcaaaaaaatccTTGCACACGTACCATCTACTAGATATACaataaaagagattaaaaatcaTCGATGGTTTCTTTTGCAACTGGAAAAAG ATGATTTAAGTAGTAGATATAGTGTGCCTGCTAGAAAGTGTACTCAAACAGATGGAGAAAATCCATCAAGATCTTGTTTATCACAACCTGACTTAGTTGGGGaggaaaatgttaatattggGAATATGAGATTAGATGAAAGATCAggtttctcattttctcaaCCTGCTCACATTGAAGATTTGCTACTTTGTACTCAACCAATGCAATGTACTGCGCATGCAAGTCAA cAAACACCTTTCCAACAACTTGTAAGACGTATGACTAGATTTTTTGTGACAACAGACTTCGAAATGACAGTAAAAAGATTATTGAACTGTTTACAATATGAGAGTTATACTTATCGTATTAACGATTTTCGCATT ATTACTATATCAACCGTAGACAAAAGAAATATGCCTTTAGTGTTCAAAGCGAACGTTGTTGAAatggataataaattattggtAGATTTCAGATTGTCAAAAGGTTGTGGTATtgagtttaaaaaaaagtttgttaaatttaaatctCTCCTcactgatattattttaaaagttcCTGTTACATGA